One window of Phycisphaeraceae bacterium genomic DNA carries:
- a CDS encoding GNAT family N-acetyltransferase: MKIDAGNRPVIETQRLVLAALEMSDCARVAALAGDKRIYDMTLLIPHPYEVRDAEDWIGTHAAQWARWREDWSMNFAIRARGGGDLLGVIGLVGKPTHRRAEMGYWLGIPFWGKGYMTEAARAVVQFAQSELGVNRIEAGVFDGNAASMSVLRKAGFTEEGLLRQRFWKSGKFVDERMFARICSTPDKN, translated from the coding sequence ATGAAGATTGACGCGGGGAATAGGCCGGTCATCGAGACGCAAAGGCTCGTGCTGGCGGCACTCGAGATGTCGGACTGCGCGCGGGTCGCAGCGCTCGCGGGCGATAAGCGGATCTACGACATGACATTGCTCATCCCGCACCCGTACGAGGTGCGGGATGCGGAGGACTGGATCGGCACGCACGCGGCGCAGTGGGCGCGCTGGCGCGAGGACTGGAGCATGAACTTTGCGATCCGGGCGCGGGGCGGGGGTGATTTGTTGGGCGTGATCGGGCTCGTCGGCAAGCCGACGCACAGGCGTGCGGAGATGGGCTACTGGCTTGGGATTCCGTTCTGGGGCAAGGGGTACATGACCGAGGCGGCGCGGGCGGTGGTGCAGTTCGCTCAGAGCGAACTTGGAGTGAACCGGATCGAGGCCGGCGTGTTCGACGGGAATGCGGCGTCGATGAGCGTGCTGCGCAAAGCGGGGTTCACGGAGGAGGGATTGCTGCGCCAGCGATTCTGGAAGAGCGGCAAGTTTGTGGATGAGCGGATGTTTGCCAGAATCTGCTCAACTCCGGACAAGAATTAA
- a CDS encoding aminotransferase class V-fold PLP-dependent enzyme translates to MQAAHAAPKGSEFAHNWTHEQGMVFLNHGSFGGCPRAVLDAQSEFRSRMESEPVRFFVEQLQGLMDETRDAVAGFVDCDWDCLAFLPNATTGVAVALENVRLQPGDEILVNDHEYPACLNNVRRIAARTGAKVVKVTLPWPLPKAGARQSIIDAILGGITPRTKVALVSHVTSPSALVLPIEQLIPVFKQRGILSLIDGAHAPGMIGGLSIRRLDPDFYTANCHKWTCSPKGSALLYVRKELRDGFRPLVLSNNAELPKPGRPQFLTEFDYIGTGDYSAILSIPAALRTMGGFLPGGFSSVMRRNRELALRARALINEHFGNGALAPDDMIGSIAAMLLPARGDGAPPSTRPPTSRYGDPLQERLIDKWKIQVPVWGVPGTPQRVLRISAQLYNSFEQYEYLLQALKEELASERRAPAAAL, encoded by the coding sequence ATGCAAGCAGCGCACGCGGCACCCAAGGGTTCAGAGTTCGCGCACAATTGGACGCACGAACAGGGAATGGTGTTCCTGAATCACGGTTCGTTCGGCGGCTGTCCCCGGGCCGTGCTCGACGCCCAATCAGAATTTCGATCGCGCATGGAATCGGAGCCGGTCCGGTTCTTTGTCGAGCAGTTGCAAGGGCTGATGGATGAAACCCGCGACGCCGTCGCCGGTTTTGTTGATTGCGATTGGGATTGCCTCGCTTTTCTGCCCAACGCAACGACCGGTGTCGCGGTCGCGCTCGAGAACGTGCGCCTTCAACCGGGCGACGAGATACTCGTGAATGATCACGAATACCCGGCGTGCCTGAACAATGTGCGGCGGATCGCCGCCCGCACGGGCGCGAAGGTTGTCAAGGTCACGCTGCCCTGGCCGCTGCCAAAGGCCGGCGCGCGCCAATCCATCATCGACGCAATCCTCGGCGGTATCACGCCGAGAACCAAAGTCGCGCTTGTCAGCCATGTCACCAGCCCGAGTGCGCTTGTCCTGCCGATCGAGCAGCTAATCCCGGTGTTCAAGCAGCGCGGCATTCTCTCACTGATCGACGGCGCGCACGCGCCCGGCATGATCGGTGGACTCTCGATCCGCCGGCTCGATCCGGATTTCTACACGGCGAACTGCCACAAATGGACCTGCTCGCCGAAAGGATCGGCGCTGCTCTATGTTCGCAAAGAGCTGCGCGACGGCTTTCGCCCGCTGGTATTGAGCAACAACGCCGAGTTGCCAAAGCCGGGTCGGCCGCAATTCCTGACCGAATTCGACTACATTGGAACGGGCGATTACTCGGCGATTCTCTCGATTCCCGCGGCGCTGCGGACGATGGGCGGTTTTCTTCCCGGCGGATTCTCCTCTGTAATGCGCCGGAATCGCGAGCTCGCGCTTCGAGCCCGCGCGTTGATCAACGAGCATTTCGGGAATGGCGCGCTCGCACCGGACGACATGATCGGCTCGATCGCCGCGATGCTGCTGCCCGCCCGCGGCGACGGTGCTCCGCCTTCGACTCGCCCCCCCACCAGCCGATACGGCGATCCTCTACAGGAGCGGCTGATCGACAAGTGGAAGATCCAAGTCCCCGTTTGGGGCGTGCCGGGCACGCCCCAGCGCGTTCTTCGCATCAGCGCGCAGCTCTACAACTCGTTCGAACAATACGAATACCTGCTGCAGGCGCTCAAAGAAGAGTTGGCATCAGAGCGACGTGCGCCCGCTGCTGCATTGTGA
- the sucC gene encoding ADP-forming succinate--CoA ligase subunit beta: protein MKIHEHQARDLLHSYKIPVPPGRMITTVEHAADAFQQAVAGSPAGEVVIKAQVHAGGRGKAGFVKLVKTKDDAVAAAHFMLTNRMKSPQTPPEGLEVKKVLIAQAAQIADRAANAESRMPNASSAKEEFYLAITTDRKSRRNILIASREGGVEIEQVAHDRPDAIIKVPLHPLLGLQAFQARDVAFKLGFKGKQIGQAVAVMTNLSRLFIEKDCTLAEINPLVLTPPTAEHPDGQVIAIDAKFSFDENGLFRHPDIAALADTAEENPAETRAQKYGLSYVALDGQIGCLVNGAGLAMATMDIIKLEGQKLLESKGIKDKTIEPANFLDVGGSASEEAVTEAFGIILSDDRVKGILVNIFGGIMKCDVIAQGIINAARGFKNKDGSTGFKVPLVVRLEGTNVEAGRKLLQDAKGSLPTLQAATDLSDAAKKVVEAVSMH, encoded by the coding sequence ATGAAGATCCACGAGCACCAGGCCCGCGACCTCCTCCATTCCTACAAGATCCCCGTTCCCCCCGGCCGCATGATCACCACGGTCGAACACGCCGCGGACGCCTTCCAGCAGGCCGTCGCAGGCAGCCCGGCGGGCGAAGTCGTCATCAAGGCCCAGGTCCACGCCGGAGGCCGCGGCAAGGCCGGCTTTGTCAAGCTCGTGAAGACCAAAGACGACGCCGTTGCCGCGGCACATTTCATGCTCACCAACCGCATGAAGTCGCCTCAGACTCCGCCCGAAGGCCTCGAGGTCAAAAAGGTCCTGATCGCACAGGCCGCGCAGATCGCGGATCGTGCGGCAAATGCCGAATCCCGAATGCCCAATGCCTCTTCCGCCAAGGAAGAGTTCTACCTCGCTATCACCACCGACCGCAAGAGCCGCCGCAACATCCTGATCGCCTCGCGCGAAGGCGGCGTCGAGATCGAACAAGTCGCGCACGACCGCCCCGACGCCATCATCAAGGTGCCGCTCCACCCGCTGCTCGGTTTGCAGGCATTCCAGGCGCGCGACGTCGCGTTCAAGCTCGGCTTCAAGGGCAAGCAAATCGGCCAGGCCGTCGCCGTCATGACGAATCTGTCGCGCTTGTTCATCGAGAAAGATTGCACGCTCGCCGAGATCAACCCGCTCGTGCTCACGCCCCCCACCGCCGAGCACCCCGACGGCCAAGTCATCGCCATCGACGCCAAGTTCTCTTTCGACGAGAACGGCCTCTTCCGCCATCCGGACATCGCCGCCCTCGCCGACACCGCCGAAGAAAACCCAGCGGAAACCCGCGCGCAGAAATACGGCCTCTCCTACGTCGCGCTCGACGGCCAGATCGGCTGCCTTGTCAACGGTGCCGGCCTCGCCATGGCCACGATGGACATCATCAAGCTCGAGGGTCAGAAGCTTCTCGAGTCCAAAGGAATAAAAGACAAAACCATCGAGCCCGCCAACTTCCTCGACGTCGGGGGCAGCGCATCCGAAGAAGCCGTCACCGAAGCCTTCGGCATCATCCTCTCCGACGATCGCGTGAAAGGAATCCTCGTCAACATCTTCGGCGGCATCATGAAGTGCGATGTCATCGCGCAGGGCATCATCAACGCCGCGCGCGGCTTCAAGAACAAAGACGGAAGCACCGGCTTCAAAGTGCCGCTCGTCGTCCGCCTCGAAGGCACCAACGTCGAAGCCGGTCGCAAACTCCTGCAGGATGCGAAGGGCTCGCTGCCGACGCTGCAAGCGGCAACGGATCTCTCCGATGCGGCGAAGAAAGTTGTGGAAGCTGTATCAATGCACTAA
- a CDS encoding DUF1905 domain-containing protein, whose amino-acid sequence MASKTFTATILADDNTTMTGFEVPFDPKPVFGKVRAPVVVEIGKHSYRSTISPMGGCWMIPLRKSNRDAAGVKAGERVKVTLTLDDQPRTVTPPKDLVRELKAAKLMDAFSALAYTHQREHVEAIEQAKKPETRERRIKACIAMVRAKAGKAKR is encoded by the coding sequence ATGGCCTCGAAGACTTTCACCGCCACAATCCTCGCAGACGACAATACAACGATGACCGGATTCGAAGTTCCGTTCGATCCGAAGCCGGTCTTTGGAAAAGTGCGCGCGCCCGTCGTCGTCGAAATCGGCAAGCACTCCTATCGCTCGACCATCTCGCCGATGGGCGGGTGCTGGATGATCCCGCTCCGCAAGAGCAACCGCGACGCGGCGGGCGTCAAGGCGGGAGAGCGAGTCAAAGTCACGCTCACGCTTGATGATCAGCCGCGCACCGTCACACCGCCGAAGGATCTGGTACGCGAACTGAAGGCCGCGAAACTTATGGATGCGTTTTCGGCGCTCGCGTACACGCATCAGCGCGAGCATGTCGAAGCGATCGAGCAGGCGAAGAAGCCCGAGACACGCGAACGCAGGATCAAGGCGTGCATCGCGATGGTGCGAGCCAAGGCCGGAAAGGCGAAGCGCTGA
- a CDS encoding putative sulfate exporter family transporter translates to MRWALTVALAAACLAPPPFMRPEYALVLGVVVALIGIAPHGDMVKKLSRITIQVCVVGLGFAMNLHELVRAGLTGLGFGFGTIVATFALGFLIAKWLQIDQKLCTLISSGTAICGGSAIAAVGSTIRASGTHMSVAIGVVFILNAIGLWVFPPLGHSLNLSQHQFGVWSAVAIHDVSSVVGAASAYGKEALEVATTVKLSRTLWIVPVAVVAAWFFRKELAGKEKHSRLPVPWFILLFVFASIAGTYFMSQDVAAWISAAARRGMNIALFLVGLGLSRKALASVGVRPLVLAVGLWVFISVVALIVVRSTIQ, encoded by the coding sequence ATGCGTTGGGCGCTCACCGTCGCGCTTGCCGCGGCATGCCTCGCCCCACCCCCGTTCATGCGCCCGGAATACGCATTGGTTCTTGGTGTTGTCGTTGCGCTGATCGGAATTGCCCCGCACGGCGACATGGTGAAGAAGCTCTCCCGGATCACGATCCAGGTCTGCGTGGTCGGGCTCGGGTTTGCGATGAACCTGCACGAGCTGGTTCGTGCCGGGCTGACGGGCCTGGGATTCGGATTCGGAACGATCGTCGCCACGTTTGCGCTGGGGTTCCTGATCGCGAAATGGCTTCAGATCGATCAGAAACTCTGCACCCTGATCTCTTCGGGCACTGCGATCTGCGGCGGCTCGGCGATCGCGGCGGTCGGCTCGACGATCCGCGCGAGCGGCACGCACATGTCGGTGGCGATCGGCGTCGTGTTCATTCTCAACGCGATCGGGCTCTGGGTCTTTCCCCCGCTCGGACATTCCCTCAACCTTTCACAGCATCAGTTCGGAGTCTGGAGCGCGGTCGCGATCCACGATGTGTCGAGCGTGGTGGGGGCCGCATCGGCCTACGGCAAAGAGGCGCTCGAAGTCGCGACCACCGTCAAGCTCTCGCGCACGCTCTGGATTGTTCCGGTTGCGGTGGTGGCGGCGTGGTTCTTCCGCAAGGAACTCGCAGGAAAAGAGAAACATTCGAGGCTTCCCGTTCCGTGGTTCATTCTGCTCTTCGTGTTCGCGAGCATCGCCGGGACCTATTTCATGTCGCAAGACGTCGCGGCGTGGATTTCCGCCGCGGCCCGCAGGGGCATGAATATCGCGCTCTTTCTTGTTGGCCTGGGGCTGAGCCGAAAGGCGCTCGCGAGTGTCGGAGTGCGCCCGCTCGTACTCGCCGTCGGGCTTTGGGTCTTCATCAGCGTCGTGGCGCTGATCGTGGTGCGCAGCACGATTCAATAG
- a CDS encoding DUF4082 domain-containing protein has protein sequence MTQRKHIPIAMLGGAALLAALPARADTLCQTSLFAADSAPAFQNNNDGMPIEVGTKFKSEVSGNVVGARFYVGASNNGTCKASLWTSTGTLLGFATFPPFAGPGWNQVNFSGPIPISANIVYVISVYSPGGWYESTNNVFDNPVLVPPLRGLASGESGDNGVYRHGAGGGFPTGSFQNSCYFADVILESDCQSFDLSWHTIDCGGGFSMNGLITLNGTTGQADAGPMTGGDDFMLMGGYWGAAGGPLSCPADFNHDGFVDDEDFVLFAGWYDILLCSEPEMPLGCPGDLNGDTLVDDYDFVIFVDAYNQLFCP, from the coding sequence ATGACACAAAGAAAACACATTCCAATCGCGATGCTGGGTGGCGCGGCGTTGCTGGCAGCGTTGCCGGCCCGCGCGGATACCCTGTGTCAGACAAGCCTTTTCGCCGCGGACTCGGCCCCGGCGTTCCAGAACAACAACGACGGCATGCCGATCGAAGTCGGCACCAAGTTCAAGTCGGAAGTATCGGGAAATGTTGTCGGCGCGCGCTTCTATGTCGGCGCCAGCAACAACGGGACATGCAAGGCCTCGCTGTGGACCAGCACGGGCACGCTTCTCGGCTTTGCGACATTTCCGCCCTTCGCCGGGCCGGGCTGGAATCAGGTGAATTTTTCCGGTCCGATCCCGATCAGCGCCAACATCGTCTACGTGATTTCCGTGTATTCTCCCGGCGGGTGGTACGAATCCACAAACAACGTCTTCGACAACCCGGTCCTGGTGCCGCCTCTGCGCGGGCTCGCCTCCGGCGAGAGCGGCGACAACGGGGTCTATCGTCACGGCGCGGGCGGCGGATTCCCGACCGGCTCGTTCCAGAATTCCTGCTACTTCGCCGACGTCATTCTCGAGAGCGACTGCCAGAGCTTCGATCTTTCCTGGCACACGATCGACTGCGGCGGCGGCTTCAGCATGAACGGGCTCATCACGCTCAACGGCACGACCGGTCAGGCCGATGCCGGACCCATGACCGGCGGCGACGACTTCATGCTCATGGGCGGATACTGGGGCGCCGCGGGCGGACCGCTTTCTTGCCCGGCCGATTTCAACCACGACGGATTCGTGGATGACGAGGACTTCGTGCTCTTCGCGGGTTGGTACGACATCCTGCTCTGCAGCGAGCCGGAAATGCCGCTCGGTTGCCCGGGCGACTTGAACGGCGACACGCTGGTTGACGACTACGACTTTGTGATCTTCGTCGATGCCTACAACCAGCTCTTCTGTCCCTGA
- a CDS encoding AhpC/TSA family protein, protein MLHSKNGRASLLILLTQAATFGAPAPQQPAAPAAPASPTAPTSPTPTTKSSPAPASAPSNSPANAAKPTGPGAIIASTGVTERAKKVGDTAPDFTLPDAQGGNFSLKDALKKGPVVLTWFRGEWCPFCNKQLTGLQDRLGEFDAAGATVVAISPQTMDHTEATVTKDSVKFHMLSDEGFKVGEAYGVKYELPPAMKEHLKKYKLDLSKFNGGEGEALPLTASYVIDPHGVIRYAFIDPDYTKRASPDDLLAAVKKINQAKK, encoded by the coding sequence ATGCTGCATTCCAAAAACGGTCGCGCCTCACTGCTCATCCTCCTGACTCAAGCCGCGACATTCGGCGCGCCCGCGCCGCAACAGCCCGCGGCTCCGGCTGCACCCGCTTCCCCCACTGCCCCCACTTCCCCCACTCCGACAACGAAGTCTTCTCCCGCACCAGCGAGCGCGCCGTCGAACTCGCCGGCGAATGCCGCTAAACCCACCGGCCCCGGCGCAATCATCGCCTCCACCGGCGTCACCGAGCGGGCCAAGAAAGTCGGCGACACCGCGCCCGACTTCACGCTCCCCGATGCTCAAGGCGGCAATTTCTCGCTCAAAGATGCGCTCAAGAAAGGCCCCGTCGTCCTGACCTGGTTCCGCGGCGAGTGGTGCCCCTTCTGCAACAAGCAACTCACCGGCCTGCAGGATCGCCTCGGCGAGTTCGATGCCGCGGGCGCGACCGTCGTCGCGATCAGCCCGCAGACCATGGACCACACCGAAGCAACCGTCACGAAAGACAGCGTGAAATTCCACATGCTCAGCGACGAGGGCTTCAAGGTCGGCGAGGCGTACGGCGTGAAGTACGAACTGCCTCCCGCGATGAAAGAGCACCTCAAGAAGTACAAGCTCGATCTTTCCAAGTTCAACGGGGGCGAAGGCGAAGCGCTCCCCCTCACCGCGTCGTACGTCATCGACCCGCACGGCGTGATCCGCTACGCCTTCATCGATCCAGACTACACCAAGCGCGCCTCGCCCGACGACCTTCTCGCGGCAGTCAAAAAGATCAACCAAGCCAAGAAATAG
- a CDS encoding tail fiber domain-containing protein produces MANLFQSMFRSLVACFAFASLAHGGPQTAFTFQGSLEQAKGSLTGPTAMTFTLWDSIIEGNQLGQTLVFDGGEGNFPPVNVWDNGGFSVGLDFGVPVWGAASARYVEVTADGQLQQPRFIVTGSTFSSNTRGINVTPNGNVGIGTAQPGAFLLAVNGPAANRTGTWSVMSDARLKKDVRGVQPGTLDRLLELRGVEFEYTNEAVAQHSVAEGPMVGFVAQEVECIFPEWVECDAQGIRFVTERGTTALLVEALRELRTEKDQQIAELNARHKAEIELLESKKDSKIAELEARLERLERAATK; encoded by the coding sequence ATGGCCAACTTGTTCCAGTCGATGTTCCGCTCGCTCGTCGCGTGCTTCGCGTTCGCATCGCTCGCGCATGGGGGTCCGCAAACCGCGTTCACCTTCCAGGGATCGCTCGAACAGGCCAAAGGGAGTTTGACCGGGCCAACCGCGATGACGTTCACGCTCTGGGATTCGATCATCGAGGGGAATCAGCTGGGGCAGACTCTGGTGTTCGATGGCGGCGAAGGGAACTTTCCGCCCGTGAACGTGTGGGACAACGGAGGATTCTCCGTCGGTCTCGACTTTGGTGTGCCGGTTTGGGGAGCGGCTTCGGCGCGCTACGTCGAAGTGACGGCCGACGGTCAGCTTCAGCAGCCGCGCTTCATCGTGACCGGGAGCACGTTCTCGAGCAACACACGCGGCATCAACGTCACGCCGAACGGAAATGTCGGCATCGGTACCGCGCAGCCCGGCGCTTTCCTGCTGGCGGTAAACGGGCCCGCGGCGAATCGCACCGGAACCTGGTCGGTCATGTCCGATGCGCGTCTCAAGAAGGATGTTCGCGGCGTTCAACCCGGAACGCTCGATCGCCTTCTCGAGCTTCGCGGCGTCGAATTCGAATACACGAACGAGGCGGTCGCGCAGCACAGTGTCGCGGAAGGCCCGATGGTCGGCTTTGTCGCGCAGGAAGTCGAGTGTATTTTTCCGGAGTGGGTGGAGTGCGACGCGCAGGGAATCCGCTTTGTCACGGAGCGCGGCACGACGGCGCTGCTCGTCGAGGCGCTGCGGGAACTTCGCACGGAAAAAGATCAGCAGATCGCGGAACTGAATGCGCGGCACAAGGCCGAGATCGAGTTGCTCGAGTCCAAAAAGGACTCCAAGATCGCAGAACTCGAGGCGCGGCTTGAAAGGCTCGAGCGGGCGGCTACGAAGTAG
- the cls gene encoding cardiolipin synthase — MIPAFLTFILFLALELLVLARVMLRPHREPASRIAWIAVILALPLAGIVAYIFFGEVNIGGARLKRLRAVEARTPRPDPSPPADLANMHAEIPDRCEHLFHVGKSISGFDPVAGNSARLMADSKAAVDSIIADIDAAAEHVHVLFYIWLEDNNGKRVAEALIRAARRGVVCRAIVDSLGSRLMIRSSTWKVMRDAGVRLGIALGIKHPILLAPIRRFDLRNHRKIVVIDNAITYCGSQNCADPEFRVKAKFAPWVDALVRFEGPIAQQNQRLFAIDWMSATGEDIDGLLRQPLRAPRPGFAAQVIGTGPTVRYSAMPEVFESLIFASRREVTISTPYYVPDESLQSALCSSAYRGVKTTLILPARNDSWIVSGASRSYYADLLDAGVILYEYAGGLLHTKSLTLDGEITLIGSANMDRRSLDLNYENNILLHDPGVTRAVYERQLEYIARSTRVTRESVRAWPIGRRLWNNALAMLGPIL, encoded by the coding sequence ATGATCCCTGCGTTCTTGACGTTCATCCTCTTCCTCGCGCTCGAACTCCTCGTTCTCGCCCGCGTCATGCTCCGCCCCCACCGCGAGCCCGCCTCGCGCATCGCGTGGATCGCCGTCATCCTCGCGCTGCCGCTCGCCGGCATCGTCGCCTACATCTTCTTCGGCGAGGTCAACATCGGCGGCGCGCGTCTCAAGCGCCTGCGCGCCGTCGAAGCACGCACGCCCCGCCCCGATCCCAGCCCGCCCGCCGATCTCGCCAACATGCACGCCGAGATCCCCGATCGCTGCGAGCACCTGTTCCACGTCGGTAAATCGATCTCCGGGTTCGACCCCGTCGCCGGCAACTCCGCCCGCCTCATGGCCGATTCCAAGGCCGCGGTCGATTCGATCATCGCCGACATCGACGCCGCCGCCGAGCACGTCCACGTTCTCTTCTACATCTGGCTCGAAGACAACAACGGTAAGCGTGTCGCCGAGGCGCTGATCCGTGCCGCACGGCGCGGAGTCGTCTGCCGCGCGATCGTCGATAGCCTCGGCTCGCGCCTCATGATCAGGTCTTCCACCTGGAAGGTCATGCGCGACGCGGGCGTCAGGCTCGGCATCGCCCTGGGCATCAAGCACCCCATCCTGCTCGCCCCCATCCGCCGCTTCGATCTCCGCAATCACCGCAAAATCGTCGTGATCGACAACGCCATCACCTACTGCGGCAGTCAGAACTGCGCCGACCCCGAGTTCCGCGTCAAGGCCAAGTTCGCCCCGTGGGTCGATGCGCTCGTCCGATTCGAAGGGCCGATCGCCCAGCAGAACCAGCGGCTCTTCGCGATCGACTGGATGAGCGCCACGGGAGAAGACATCGACGGGTTGCTCCGTCAGCCCCTCCGCGCGCCCCGCCCCGGCTTCGCCGCGCAGGTCATCGGCACCGGCCCCACCGTTCGCTATTCCGCCATGCCCGAGGTCTTCGAATCGCTCATCTTCGCATCGCGCCGCGAAGTGACCATCTCGACGCCGTACTACGTGCCGGATGAATCGCTCCAGAGCGCGCTCTGTTCCTCCGCCTACCGGGGCGTCAAGACGACGCTCATTCTCCCCGCGCGCAACGATTCGTGGATCGTTTCCGGCGCGAGCCGGAGTTACTACGCCGACCTGCTCGACGCCGGCGTCATCCTCTACGAATACGCCGGCGGTCTGCTCCACACCAAGTCGCTCACCCTCGACGGCGAGATCACGCTCATCGGCTCGGCCAACATGGACCGGCGCAGCCTCGATCTCAACTACGAAAACAACATCCTGCTCCACGATCCGGGCGTCACCCGCGCCGTCTACGAGCGCCAACTCGAATATATCGCCCGCTCCACCCGTGTCACGCGCGAATCTGTTCGCGCGTGGCCCATCGGACGACGACTCTGGAACAACGCGCTCGCGATGCTGGGTCCGATTCTCTAG
- a CDS encoding restriction endonuclease produces the protein MPEESIVERILREIREQYKISDIADLLDPLEKYRRDPAYSSVFSSRSDPFRAIRERDAMLQLEQAAINQRIGYDSTIGSTLQNSIDGIIRRTSEIDQGLTGYRQHEELVARALEAVSNPYERYKTNRLWISGAISKYPELFGRPGVGNDTISELLARITIPQEAVTDDFLRAFVEKSLPNDRFDKANDVVGTPTSGEDNNRVPQQQPLTTPRVEIIPFPEATLRELQLSPEKMSQLTPDEFQLLIADRLDRMGLEPILTGHVNAKDGGIDIIARPREKLHFGILIGVQCEHHSGDQKTGRPKLGSLLRWKGSDFQIGVMVTNTSFTQDARFEAQQPHNRSFLRLRGFAHLSEWIRENYTAAFEADELPNEIELAPGTILQIPRLRDNKN, from the coding sequence ATGCCTGAAGAATCAATTGTCGAGCGGATTCTCCGTGAAATACGGGAGCAATATAAGATCTCGGATATTGCCGATCTGCTTGATCCGCTAGAGAAATACCGAAGAGATCCAGCATATTCGTCCGTTTTCAGCAGCCGCTCCGATCCGTTTCGAGCAATTCGGGAGCGAGATGCAATGCTCCAACTTGAACAAGCAGCAATAAATCAACGCATCGGCTACGACTCCACGATCGGAAGCACTCTCCAAAATTCAATCGACGGAATCATCCGTCGCACTTCGGAAATTGACCAAGGCCTTACTGGATATCGCCAGCACGAAGAGCTTGTGGCTCGCGCACTCGAGGCAGTTTCTAACCCCTATGAGCGGTACAAAACTAATCGACTTTGGATTTCTGGCGCTATATCAAAATATCCCGAGTTATTTGGTCGTCCAGGCGTAGGAAACGACACCATTTCGGAGCTCCTTGCCCGAATCACAATTCCTCAAGAAGCCGTTACCGACGACTTCCTCCGAGCCTTTGTCGAGAAGTCGCTTCCGAATGATCGCTTCGATAAGGCGAACGACGTAGTTGGCACTCCAACATCTGGGGAAGACAACAATCGCGTTCCACAGCAGCAGCCTCTGACTACTCCGCGCGTTGAGATAATTCCCTTTCCCGAAGCAACGCTAAGAGAACTCCAGCTTTCGCCTGAAAAAATGAGCCAATTGACCCCCGACGAGTTTCAATTGCTCATTGCCGATCGACTAGACCGCATGGGGCTGGAGCCGATCTTGACCGGACATGTCAACGCCAAAGACGGTGGAATTGATATAATTGCCAGGCCGCGTGAAAAACTGCATTTTGGAATTCTAATTGGAGTGCAATGCGAACATCACTCTGGAGATCAGAAAACTGGTCGACCAAAGCTCGGCTCATTGCTTCGCTGGAAGGGTTCGGATTTTCAGATTGGCGTGATGGTCACCAACACGAGCTTTACACAGGACGCTCGGTTTGAAGCGCAACAGCCGCACAACAGAAGTTTTTTGCGATTGAGAGGTTTCGCGCACTTATCCGAATGGATTCGCGAAAACTATACAGCGGCGTTTGAGGCTGACGAACTTCCCAACGAAATTGAACTAGCACCCGGAACTATTTTGCAAATTCCTCGACTACGCGATAACAAGAATTGA
- a CDS encoding cytochrome b/b6 domain-containing protein: protein MSRVVRIWDWPIRVFHFCFAAGWIGALAIALLSSKLGSTFAYHSLIGLALAWMVVLRLIWGFAGTRHARFGAFAFGPRRVLKYFRDALRFRETRFMGHNPGSAWVIFAMIALTLAQVFTGIAVGSGKKNLRPLHEWLAYAMIALIVAHLLGVALHTLRHREWIALSMIDGKRVGPVEDSIRLSRPLVGAAAALLIAGFSYGIYRNYDPVRQATTLPLIGVEVQIGDSEEDWD from the coding sequence ATGTCGCGTGTGGTCCGAATCTGGGACTGGCCGATCCGGGTCTTTCACTTCTGCTTCGCCGCGGGCTGGATCGGCGCGCTGGCGATTGCGCTCCTGAGTTCAAAGCTCGGTTCCACCTTTGCCTATCACAGCCTCATCGGCCTCGCGCTCGCGTGGATGGTGGTGCTGCGCCTGATCTGGGGTTTCGCCGGTACGCGCCACGCGCGTTTCGGCGCGTTCGCGTTCGGGCCGCGCCGGGTGCTGAAGTATTTCCGGGATGCGCTGCGCTTCAGAGAAACCCGGTTCATGGGTCACAACCCGGGCTCGGCGTGGGTGATCTTCGCGATGATCGCGCTGACCCTTGCGCAGGTGTTCACCGGCATCGCGGTCGGCTCGGGAAAAAAGAACCTGCGTCCGCTGCACGAATGGCTCGCCTACGCGATGATCGCGCTCATCGTCGCGCACCTGCTCGGCGTTGCGCTGCACACGCTGCGTCATCGCGAGTGGATCGCGCTCAGCATGATTGATGGCAAGCGAGTTGGGCCGGTTGAAGACTCGATCCGTTTGAGCCGGCCGCTCGTCGGTGCGGCGGCGGCGTTACTGATTGCCGGTTTTTCCTACGGGATCTACCGCAATTACGACCCCGTGCGCCAAGCGACGACGCTCCCCCTGATTGGCGTCGAGGTTCAGATCGGCGACAGCGAAGAAGACTGGGACTAG